In one Desulfomicrobium macestii genomic region, the following are encoded:
- a CDS encoding transposase, with translation GWMVNGKLRPGSSHSSCEGTDEFILESLGYAKSMVEANVLVVADSGFDSKERLETLCTQSRTGFIIKHNLRREPVTGWLATAKEHAQKVENFATSREKGRIYRGFVMREIGKKKRAVRQIFEVTEVLSKDGVFMMIPEVRVCVLWTNLEFDADQALKLYRKRGTSEQHHGEFKTEMDMERLPSGKFAVNAAFLRLGMLVYNMLRVASVDLVVARMLGLKKANRRRTKTVMRSMMSICARITRHARKVILHVSCPEPWFKVVSDLFYRLKTA, from the coding sequence CGGCTGGATGGTCAACGGCAAGCTTCGTCCCGGATCGAGCCATTCCAGTTGCGAGGGCACGGATGAGTTCATCCTGGAGAGCCTCGGGTACGCCAAGTCCATGGTGGAAGCGAATGTTCTCGTGGTCGCTGACAGCGGATTTGACAGCAAGGAGCGTCTGGAGACTCTTTGCACTCAGTCGCGCACCGGCTTCATCATCAAGCACAATCTGCGCAGGGAACCGGTGACCGGCTGGCTCGCCACGGCCAAGGAACATGCGCAGAAAGTAGAGAATTTCGCAACGTCCAGAGAAAAAGGCCGGATCTACCGGGGCTTCGTGATGCGTGAGATCGGCAAAAAGAAAAGGGCGGTCCGCCAGATTTTCGAGGTCACGGAAGTGTTGAGCAAGGACGGTGTGTTCATGATGATTCCAGAGGTCCGCGTCTGCGTTTTGTGGACCAACCTGGAATTTGATGCCGACCAAGCTTTGAAGCTGTATCGCAAGCGGGGCACCAGCGAGCAGCATCACGGGGAATTCAAGACCGAGATGGACATGGAACGCCTGCCGTCGGGCAAGTTTGCCGTGAATGCCGCCTTCCTGCGCTTGGGCATGCTGGTCTACAACATGCTTCGGGTAGCCTCCGTGGATTTGGTTGTGGCTCGGATGCTGGGGCTGAAAAAAGCCAACCGCCGAAGAACCAAGACAGTCATGCGGAGCATGATGAGCATTTGCGCCAGGATCACCCGCCATGCACGCAAGGTAATTCTGCATGTCTCCTGCCCGGAGCCATGGTTCAAGGTGGTCTCTGACCTGTTCTATCGTCTCAAGACGGCGTAA
- a CDS encoding M48 family metallopeptidase codes for MRERIALRVWRERLLPLLLATGLVVLLTGCENTDMQLATEAGVDAFKAVTLSDQDVVELAGKSSTLMDNEHAVAPAENQYAKRLRSLVGDLHEQDGYTFNYKVYLRDEVNAFAMADGSIRIFSGLMDMLDDGELRFVIGHEMGHIVKQHTAKQLRLAFAASALRKGLAAQEGAVADIARSQLGGLVQRLTAAQFSQLEEKVADDYGLSFLKAQGYAPEDAVSALNKLAGLGSGHSFLSSHPDPALRAERISLQIQGKALSIEETQKNLLITIKQKMNEWYNHLRKIVAGLIKSLAGQSDIKRGAV; via the coding sequence ATGAGAGAAAGGATTGCACTTCGGGTTTGGCGCGAACGCCTTCTTCCTCTTTTGCTGGCGACCGGGTTGGTCGTGCTTCTCACTGGCTGCGAGAATACCGACATGCAACTGGCCACCGAGGCTGGAGTCGACGCCTTTAAAGCCGTCACCCTTTCCGACCAGGATGTGGTGGAGTTAGCCGGAAAATCATCAACCTTAATGGACAACGAACATGCTGTTGCTCCGGCCGAAAACCAGTATGCCAAGCGGTTGCGGTCGCTGGTGGGCGATCTGCATGAACAGGATGGCTATACCTTCAATTACAAGGTGTATTTGCGCGACGAGGTGAATGCTTTTGCCATGGCGGACGGATCTATCCGGATCTTCAGCGGACTGATGGATATGCTCGATGATGGCGAACTTCGATTTGTGATCGGCCACGAAATGGGACACATCGTGAAACAGCATACCGCCAAACAGTTACGCCTTGCCTTTGCCGCCAGCGCCCTGCGCAAGGGTTTGGCGGCGCAGGAGGGTGCGGTGGCGGATATTGCCCGCTCGCAACTGGGAGGTTTGGTGCAACGTTTGACGGCGGCGCAATTCTCGCAGCTTGAGGAGAAAGTGGCGGATGACTATGGCCTGTCGTTCCTCAAGGCGCAAGGTTATGCGCCGGAGGATGCGGTTTCGGCCTTGAACAAACTTGCCGGTCTGGGTAGTGGCCATTCCTTTCTTTCCAGCCATCCCGATCCGGCCTTGCGGGCCGAACGAATAAGCCTGCAGATTCAAGGCAAGGCCCTATCCATTGAAGAGACACAAAAAAACCTGCTGATAACCATTAAACAGAAGATGAACGAGTGGTACAACCATTTGCGGAAGATCGTCGCGGGGCTGATCA